A region of the Myxococcus stipitatus DSM 14675 genome:
CCCGAGGAGCTCCGGGGGCGGCCTGCTCGCAAGAAGCTCGTGTACGCGGTGACGCTGGACAAGCTCGCGCAGGAGCACCAGCAGCGAAAAGTCCGCGCACTGGTGATTCCAGCGTACGACTACTCCCGCACCGAGCGAGTGAAGGTGGCGCTCGTGTCCGCGCTCTCCCAGGGCGCATTCAAGGAGGGCGACCTGGTGCTCTGCATGACGGGCCGCGTGGGTCGTGCTCCTGACACGCTGATGCAGATGCGAATCGGTGGCTCGCTCGATGACCGGCTCGCCATCGAGGGCGTGAAGCTGGGCGAGGAGTTCAACTCGCAGGTGGTGGACGCGCTCATCCAGCTCGCGCTCCAGATTGGCCAGGAGGGCTTCGAGGGTCATCCCATCGGCACCATCATCACCATCGGCGACCACACGACGGTGCTCGAGAAGAGCCGGCAGATGACCATCAATCCGTTCCAGGGCCTGTCCGAGGCGGAGCGGAACGTGCTGGACCCGAAGATTCGCGAGGCCATCAAGAACTTCTCCGTGCTGGATGGCGCCTTCGTCATCCGCGAGGACGGCGTGGTGCTCGCCGCCGGGCGCTACCTGTCCGCCGCGGACGAGGCCGTGAAGATTCCGCTCGGCCTGGGCGCGCGTCATGCGGCCGCGGCCGGCATCACCTCCACCACGCACAGCATCGCGCTGGTGGTGAGCCAGACGTCCGGAGCGGTGCGGCTGTTCAAGGGTGGAAACATCGTCCTCGAGCTGCACCAGACGGCGCGCCGCACCTGAGCGGTCGCCGTCAGTCCGTCTTCTCGCGAAGCTCGTCGCGGTAGACTTCCGCCAGGGCATGGGCGCGCTCCACTTCGTCACGGGCCGCGTCCACGACCAGCGCCTGTTCGAAGCGGGCCACCCGCTCCTTCAGCGTGTCCGTGATGATGCCGCCCAAGGTGAGGCGCGCGGAGGCGCTCTCCCGCTCACGGCGCAGCTCCTCCACGCGTTCGCCCAGCTCCCCCGCCGCCTCCAGCAACAGTTGGCTGTCGGACTCGGCGCGGCTCAGCGCTTCGCGAGTCGACGTGAGCTGCGCGTCCGCCTGGACGCGGTCCTTCTCGAGCACCGAGGAGGCCTTGGCATCCCCTCGAGACAAGGCCGTGGCGCGGCGGGAGTCGATGTCGCTCAGCTTGCGCGAGCAGCGCTCCAGCGAGCGGGAGAGGTCCCCCTTGAGCGCCAGCAGCGTGGCGGCGGACTTGCGCATCTCCGCGGCCTGGCGTTCGAGGTTCTCGAGCAGCTCGTCGAAGGCGGCCAGCGGGTCCGCGGACCGGGGGCGCTCCTTCTTGCGTTTCCAGAGGCCGAAGAACATGACGTGCCCGGAGCCTAACCGAAGGGCCGGCACAACAGCCGCACACGAGACAAGGCGTCCTCCACCGACGGTCCTCCCACGGACAACGCGGAGAGGTAGCGCGCGGGGGTCAGCCCATACACCGTCAGCAAGTGTTGAAGGAGCACCACGCTCTCCGTGGCGCGCTTGTCCGTGGGCGCCAGGGATGCGGCCTCCGCCAGCGCTCCGAGAATGTCCGCCACGCGGCTGAGCTCATCCTGGCTCGGGGCCTGCGCCCCCGGCTGTCGGACGAGGGCCTCGGGGAAGAGCGCCTCGAACGACGCATCCACCGCGACGGGGGCGGAGGTGGCGCGGCCTCCAGCCACGGCCTCGAGCGCCTCCAGATGCGGGGCGAGCTGCTCCAGCGCCTCGGACGTGGTGGGCACATCCCGAGGGAGCAGCGTGCGCCAGGGCGTGTCGAACTCGGTGCGCGCCCACTGAATCTCCTCGTCGGAGAGGTGGTGGTAGAAGGCGCGGACGCCGGAGGCTCGCTGCTCCCGGATGAGCGAGCGCAGGTCCGGGTTCTCCTCTCCCAACGAGATGAAGCTCAGCGCGATATCCAGCGAGCCCATGGGCGCGCGGGTGCGGCGGATGAGGTCCAGGTCCACGCGGTCCTCGCCATCCGTGACGAGCACGACGGTGGCCCGCGCGAGGTACGGGTCCCTCCCCTGCGCCGCGCGGATGGAGTCGAAGGCGGACATCAGCGCCAACGAGATGTCCGTCTGGCCCTCCGCGGGAGAGTCCCGGAAGAGGCGCTCGATCTGCCGGGTGGCCTCGGCGGCGGTGTCCACGCGGGCGAGCTCCGTGGGCACGTCGTTGAAGAAGCTGAAGTAGAGCGGGTCGAACACCTCGCCTCGGCGAGCCTTGACGCGCAGGTTGTTCAGTTCGGCGATGATGAGGGCATCCCGGAAGCGGGCGCGGACTCCATGCATGGAACCGGACGCGTCGCAGACGTAGACCCGAACCGCGGTGCGCTTCACCTTCTTGCGCTCGGGGGGCGGAGCGTCCTCCACGTAGGCGCGCACGAGCTGGCGGTTGGCGGCGAGGTCTCGCAGCAGCATGCGCGGGTCCGTCAGCACGAAGTTGTTCACCTCGTGCAGGCCGCCCGTCGTCTCGAAGGTCATCGTCTGCGTGGGATAGGGCACACGCCTCGACACGGGCTTCGAGACCTGGGTCTCCGCGAGGACGATCTCCTCGGTGAGCGCGTCCTCCACATCGAAGTACCGGGCACAGCCCTCCGCCAGCTCGAAGGTCGCCAGTTGCTCGGGCCGGAGTGAGAAGGCCAGGTCGGTCAGGAGCTCCTCGGGACGCGGGGCGGCGGCCTCGGGACGCGCCTCTCCTCCGGGCTCGCCGAACCAGCGGGACAGGGCATCGCGCTCGGCGTGCTCGACCAGGGACGTCAATCGCTCCTGGGCGGGGAGCAGCGGCTCCAGGGCGCCGCGCGCCGCCTGGGCCAACTCCACGTCTCCAGCCTCGAGCGCGCGCTCGTAGAGTCCTCGCAGCGAGCGGTACGCGGCCCGAGGGTCCGTCTTCGCGGAGTGGCGCACGTGCCGCATGAGCTCGTCGAGGGAGCGCACGGCGGGCACCGCGCGAATCCGCTCGCGCCCTTCCGCCACTTCGCGACGAAGGGGCAGGCCCCGGTCCCGATCATGGTCGGCGCCCAGTCGCAGCAACATCTCGTGCGCCAGGTCCAGGTCCCGCCGCTTCTGCAGCACATCCAGGACGTTGAGGCGGGCACGCAGCGCGAAGAACTCGGCCACGGCCATCCGGGCACTCGTCGGCGCGCGGTAGCGTGGTGCCATGGCGGGCCGCTCGTAGACGATGAAGTCCTCGTCGTCGTCGACCGAATCGAGCTGAGGACGCGCGAAGAGGTCCGCCACCTTCACGGCGCGAGCAAGCTGCACGAACGCCCGCTCGAGCACCGTGAGCGCGCCCGGAGGCATCGCCCCCGCGCGCCAGGACCGCTCGACGCGCGCCACGCATTCCTCGAACTCCTCGAGCGCCTGGCCAGCACGGGCCTGAAGTCCCTGTGACAGGGTGCCCGCGAGTCCCCGCCGCGCCCCCAACGTGCGCAGCAACTGTGCATCCGCGGAGGTATGCACGCCCACGCGGTCCAGGTCACGGTGCAACGACGTGAGCACGGGCAGGGCAAGGTCTCCCGGCCCCGCCACCTTGCGCCCGAATGACCACCAACGCCTCGCCGCCGCCGAGGGCGGAGGTTCCCGAAGTGAGTCCAGGCGTCGTCGCAGCTCCGTGAGCTGGCGGGAGAGCATGCTCAGCCGTCCCTCTCCGCGCTGGCCAGGCGGACCGTGCTCATGCGGCGGACCGCCGCTCCAGCACCTGCCGACTGTAGCGTCCGAAGTCCTCCTCGATGCCGTGAAGCTGGGCCTCCAGCCGCTGCGCGTTCGTCCCCACTTCCCCTGGAATCGCCGCGACCAACGCCACCACGCCTCGCAGCCGAACGAGCTCCCCTTCCTTCAGGGCCAGCAACGGGAACCGGCTGCGCACGAGCCGATCCACCGTGCGCTCCACCTCGGCGCGCTCCGCGAGCGACTCGGGGGCGGGCAACGCGGTGAGGAGCTGGGTCAACCACCCGCGCAGATACTTGACGCGAGCCTGGAGGAACGTGAACTCGACTTGCGCCACCGCCGCGCGAGCCTCCTCGGAGAAGAACGTCGAAGCAGCTTGAGACCGCGCGAACGCGAGCTGCCCCTCCAGGCCTTGGAGCGCCGCGAGCTCGCCGTCCGGAGTCTTCGTCGAGAGTGTCCCCCGGTAGAAGAGATAGGCGTCACCGCTGAAGACGGAAGCCGTCGCGGGAGGGGGGCCGACGTCTTCCCGGCCCAGGCGTCGGGCGTGCTCTTGCAGTCGGCCGTCGATGATGCCGTGGCATTCGCCCATGACCACGTCCACGGGGAGCCCCTCGCGACGCAGGTTCTCCGCCACGGCCTGGACCGCGCGCCCGTACTGGTCGATGCGCTCGAAGGGCGTGGAGGACAGGACCTCCCGCGCATAGGCGAGCCCCAAGGGCAGCAGCAGCTCCTGCTTGAAGCTCGGCTGCGAGGGGTCCAAGG
Encoded here:
- a CDS encoding DNA integrity scanning protein DisA nucleotide-binding domain protein encodes the protein MSENTKFDREFLRSALSLAAKSDVDHFLYICDTPIPPEELRGRPARKKLVYAVTLDKLAQEHQQRKVRALVIPAYDYSRTERVKVALVSALSQGAFKEGDLVLCMTGRVGRAPDTLMQMRIGGSLDDRLAIEGVKLGEEFNSQVVDALIQLALQIGQEGFEGHPIGTIITIGDHTTVLEKSRQMTINPFQGLSEAERNVLDPKIREAIKNFSVLDGAFVIREDGVVLAAGRYLSAADEAVKIPLGLGARHAAAAGITSTTHSIALVVSQTSGAVRLFKGGNIVLELHQTARRT
- a CDS encoding vWA domain-containing protein; the protein is MLSRQLTELRRRLDSLREPPPSAAARRWWSFGRKVAGPGDLALPVLTSLHRDLDRVGVHTSADAQLLRTLGARRGLAGTLSQGLQARAGQALEEFEECVARVERSWRAGAMPPGALTVLERAFVQLARAVKVADLFARPQLDSVDDDEDFIVYERPAMAPRYRAPTSARMAVAEFFALRARLNVLDVLQKRRDLDLAHEMLLRLGADHDRDRGLPLRREVAEGRERIRAVPAVRSLDELMRHVRHSAKTDPRAAYRSLRGLYERALEAGDVELAQAARGALEPLLPAQERLTSLVEHAERDALSRWFGEPGGEARPEAAAPRPEELLTDLAFSLRPEQLATFELAEGCARYFDVEDALTEEIVLAETQVSKPVSRRVPYPTQTMTFETTGGLHEVNNFVLTDPRMLLRDLAANRQLVRAYVEDAPPPERKKVKRTAVRVYVCDASGSMHGVRARFRDALIIAELNNLRVKARRGEVFDPLYFSFFNDVPTELARVDTAAEATRQIERLFRDSPAEGQTDISLALMSAFDSIRAAQGRDPYLARATVVLVTDGEDRVDLDLIRRTRAPMGSLDIALSFISLGEENPDLRSLIREQRASGVRAFYHHLSDEEIQWARTEFDTPWRTLLPRDVPTTSEALEQLAPHLEALEAVAGGRATSAPVAVDASFEALFPEALVRQPGAQAPSQDELSRVADILGALAEAASLAPTDKRATESVVLLQHLLTVYGLTPARYLSALSVGGPSVEDALSRVRLLCRPFG